The Streptomyces nitrosporeus genome includes a window with the following:
- a CDS encoding arabinan endo-1,5-alpha-L-arabinosidase, whose protein sequence is MSRRKTALIALPAAALLALIPTSASAYPNPGHVTGSVITHDPTMIRSTSGQYLLYATDDGITSKTSSDRTAFAAGADAFPSRPGWWSQYSSVMEAWAPDISYHGGKYLMYYSVSSFGSNTSAIGLAGSATGLPGSWSDYGVVYTSNSSSDYNAIDPNLFVDDDGAWWLSFGSWWTGIKMIRIDPSTGKQLSSDTSRRSLASRPTGTKAVEAPFVVKRNGYYYLFASYDTCCAGTSSTYKVKVGRATRVTGPYTDKNGVPMTQNGGTTVLESHGRVIGPGGQSIMKDTDGDLIVYHYYDGNDNGTPKLGINLLNWSSGWPVAY, encoded by the coding sequence GTGAGCCGCAGGAAAACAGCACTCATCGCCCTCCCCGCAGCCGCGCTGCTCGCCCTCATCCCCACCTCGGCGTCCGCGTATCCGAACCCCGGTCACGTCACCGGATCGGTCATCACGCACGACCCGACGATGATCCGCAGCACGTCGGGGCAGTACCTGCTCTACGCCACCGACGACGGCATCACCAGCAAGACCTCGTCCGACCGCACCGCCTTCGCCGCCGGAGCGGACGCCTTCCCCTCCCGGCCGGGCTGGTGGTCGCAGTACTCCTCTGTCATGGAGGCATGGGCGCCGGACATCTCGTACCACGGCGGCAAGTACCTCATGTACTACTCCGTGTCGTCGTTCGGCTCGAACACCTCCGCCATCGGGCTGGCGGGGTCGGCCACCGGTCTGCCGGGAAGCTGGAGCGACTACGGCGTCGTGTACACCTCCAACTCCTCCAGCGACTACAACGCCATCGACCCGAACCTCTTCGTCGACGACGACGGTGCGTGGTGGCTGTCCTTCGGCAGCTGGTGGACCGGGATCAAGATGATCCGGATCGACCCGTCCACCGGGAAGCAGCTGTCCTCCGACACCTCCCGCCGCTCCCTCGCCTCCCGTCCCACCGGCACCAAGGCCGTCGAGGCCCCCTTCGTCGTCAAGCGGAACGGGTACTACTACCTCTTCGCCTCGTACGACACCTGCTGCGCCGGCACCAGCTCCACGTACAAGGTCAAGGTCGGCCGGGCCACCAGGGTCACCGGGCCGTACACCGACAAGAACGGCGTGCCGATGACGCAGAACGGCGGCACGACGGTCCTGGAGTCGCACGGCAGGGTCATCGGCCCCGGCGGACAGTCGATCATGAAGGACACCGACGGCGACCTGATCGTCTACCACTACTACGACGGCAACGACAACGGCACACCCAAGCTGGGCATCAACCTTCTGAACTGGAGCAGCGGATGGCCCGTCGCCTACTGA
- a CDS encoding HAD domain-containing protein — MNEREHRPLLFLDVDGPLLPFGDRPRHEPSNATADSHLTRLDPRVGPRLAALPCELVWATTWEETANTDIAPRLGLPPLPVVHWPETSGAHEREDTWFGLHWKTRTLVAWADRRPFAWVDDELTDADRDWVSAHHPAPALLHRIASSRGLTHEDFAVLDQWLRAT, encoded by the coding sequence GTGAATGAGCGAGAGCACCGCCCGCTGCTGTTCCTGGACGTCGACGGGCCCCTCCTGCCGTTCGGTGACCGCCCGCGGCACGAGCCGTCAAACGCCACGGCGGATTCGCATCTGACGCGGCTCGACCCGCGCGTCGGGCCTCGCCTCGCGGCCCTGCCGTGCGAGCTGGTCTGGGCGACCACCTGGGAAGAGACGGCGAACACCGACATAGCGCCGCGGCTCGGCCTGCCGCCCCTGCCGGTCGTGCACTGGCCGGAAACCTCCGGCGCGCATGAACGCGAGGACACGTGGTTCGGACTCCACTGGAAGACCCGGACCCTGGTGGCATGGGCGGACAGACGTCCGTTCGCCTGGGTTGACGACGAGCTCACCGACGCCGATCGGGACTGGGTGTCCGCCCACCACCCCGCCCCGGCCCTCCTCCACCGCATCGCCTCGTCCCGCGGCCTCACCCACGAGGACTTCGCAGTCCTTGACCAGTGGCTGCGGGCCACGTGA
- a CDS encoding DUF397 domain-containing protein, translating to MIRKTSVAESDGLVWFKSSYSDTSNPNDCVEVATVPGAVHVRDSKYVPGPQLGFAPAAWTDFVSHAACGESPA from the coding sequence ATGATCCGCAAGACCTCCGTCGCGGAGTCCGACGGCCTCGTCTGGTTCAAGAGCAGCTACAGCGACACCAGCAACCCCAACGACTGCGTCGAGGTTGCCACCGTTCCCGGGGCGGTGCATGTGCGCGATTCCAAGTACGTCCCGGGCCCGCAGCTCGGCTTCGCCCCGGCCGCGTGGACGGACTTCGTGTCCCACGCTGCATGCGGCGAGTCCCCCGCGTAG
- a CDS encoding DUF397 domain-containing protein gives MIYKTSVAESDGLVWFKSSYSDSSNPNDCVEVATAPGAVHVRDSKNVPGPQLGFAPAAWAGFVAYASEC, from the coding sequence ATGATCTACAAGACCTCCGTCGCGGAGTCCGACGGCCTTGTCTGGTTCAAGAGCAGTTACAGCGACAGCAGCAATCCCAACGACTGCGTGGAGGTCGCCACCGCTCCCGGCGCGGTGCATGTGCGCGATTCCAAGAACGTCCCGGGCCCGCAGCTCGGCTTCGCCCCAGCCGCTTGGGCGGGCTTCGTAGCGTACGCCTCCGAGTGCTGA
- a CDS encoding DUF397 domain-containing protein: MIRKTSVAESDGLVWFKSSYSDSSNGNDCVEVAAVPGAVHVRDSKNVPGPQLGFAPAAWAGFVAYASEG; the protein is encoded by the coding sequence ATGATCCGCAAGACCTCCGTCGCGGAGTCCGACGGCCTTGTCTGGTTCAAGAGCAGTTACAGCGACAGCAGCAACGGAAACGACTGCGTCGAGGTTGCCGCCGTTCCCGGCGCGGTGCATGTGCGCGATTCCAAGAACGTCCCGGGCCCGCAGCTCGGCTTCGCCCCAGCCGCTTGGGCGGGCTTCGTGGCGTACGCCTCTGAGGGCTGA
- a CDS encoding helix-turn-helix domain-containing protein: protein MTVETSGAEAVVVEEVDEPGWEVDPDDESGAAVVATVGRQLRMRREAAGMRAGEFGTAIGYGEDLVYKVEGGKRIPRPEFLDKADEVLRAGGLIAAMKEDVAEVRYPKKVRDLAKLEARAVELLSYGSYNLHGLLQTESYARALLGTRRPAYSVDELDRMVAARVARQSIFERSPGPELSFVQEEVTLRRPVGGKMVWRAQLERLLELGELRHVEIQVMPTGYWQHPGSGGRIQMLKFSDGTAVGRADEEFGGRPVSEPRQLRILELRYGIIRAEALNARESSAFIERVLGET from the coding sequence ATGACGGTGGAGACGAGTGGTGCGGAGGCGGTCGTCGTCGAGGAAGTGGATGAGCCGGGCTGGGAAGTGGACCCCGACGACGAGTCCGGCGCGGCCGTGGTGGCCACGGTGGGCCGCCAGCTGCGGATGCGCCGCGAGGCGGCGGGCATGCGGGCCGGTGAGTTCGGCACGGCCATCGGATACGGCGAGGACCTGGTCTACAAGGTCGAGGGCGGCAAGCGGATCCCGCGTCCGGAGTTCCTGGACAAGGCCGACGAGGTGCTGAGGGCGGGCGGCCTCATCGCGGCGATGAAGGAAGACGTGGCGGAGGTCCGCTACCCGAAGAAGGTGCGGGACCTGGCGAAACTGGAGGCGCGGGCGGTGGAGCTGCTGTCGTACGGCAGCTACAACCTGCACGGGTTGCTCCAGACCGAGTCCTACGCGAGGGCACTTCTGGGGACCCGGCGGCCTGCGTACTCGGTGGACGAACTGGATCGGATGGTGGCCGCCCGTGTCGCGCGGCAGTCCATCTTCGAGCGTTCTCCCGGGCCTGAACTCAGTTTTGTACAGGAGGAAGTGACTCTTCGGCGCCCGGTCGGGGGCAAGATGGTATGGCGAGCACAACTGGAACGGCTTCTGGAGCTGGGCGAGTTGCGTCACGTCGAGATCCAGGTGATGCCAACTGGCTACTGGCAGCATCCGGGGTCGGGCGGGCGGATTCAGATGCTGAAGTTCAGTGATGGCACAGCGGTGGGACGTGCCGATGAGGAATTCGGCGGCCGCCCGGTCTCCGAGCCGAGGCAGCTCCGGATCCTTGAGCTGCGTTATGGCATCATCCGGGCCGAGGCTCTGAACGCACGGGAGTCGTCGGCCTTCATCGAGCGAGTACTGGGAGAGACATGA
- a CDS encoding ATP-binding protein: MNHETAQLAPVARSFTVILSPTPRGARLARLLTAAQLHDWGMAPDLVHTAQQVVAELASNAATHGRVRGRDFLLGLATAGEGRTLRVEVTDTRGDSLPRLLPCVPPPDDETGRGLLLVEALADRWGVVPGPVPRKTVWAEIDLRA, encoded by the coding sequence GTGAACCACGAAACCGCCCAACTGGCGCCCGTTGCCCGCAGCTTCACAGTGATCCTCTCCCCCACGCCTCGCGGGGCCCGGCTGGCCCGGCTGCTCACCGCCGCTCAGCTCCACGACTGGGGGATGGCGCCGGATCTCGTCCATACCGCGCAGCAGGTGGTGGCGGAGCTGGCCTCCAACGCGGCGACCCACGGCCGGGTGCGCGGTCGTGATTTCCTGCTCGGCCTCGCCACGGCCGGCGAAGGGCGCACGCTGCGTGTAGAGGTGACCGACACACGGGGTGACAGCCTTCCGCGCCTCCTGCCGTGCGTCCCTCCCCCGGACGACGAGACCGGGCGTGGCCTGCTGCTGGTCGAGGCGCTGGCCGATCGCTGGGGTGTCGTTCCGGGGCCCGTACCGCGTAAGACGGTGTGGGCGGAGATCGATCTCCGGGCATGA
- a CDS encoding helix-turn-helix domain-containing protein, whose protein sequence is MGIQQVIAPPCAASGPVVASAPASGVIHVNVRHTSSFTVAGNHLAQHRQLSLVAIGLALHIQSLPTGAKATVRHLAGRFPESEHRIAAGLRELEATGYLHRSRVRLADGRIITRTISYNQPTTTPAAAPAPRQRKARKTPEPALAPAPASAPAATHQPTPTPEPTPTPAATPAPAPAPAPEPAPAPPTTPRVPLPTARTTPRPPLPQPRTATPELLKAATTLLADLPRHTPRLTLSEQDVTTLAPGVAAWLERETHPDTIRHALTHDLPNPVKHPASLLRHRLTTLLPPQPPSTTELEAAQPRRITIPLQNCDRCDRAFRSRHPGHCRDCHNNNHSPAQTAA, encoded by the coding sequence ATGGGTATCCAGCAGGTTATCGCGCCCCCGTGTGCCGCATCCGGTCCGGTTGTGGCTTCCGCGCCCGCCTCCGGCGTCATTCACGTCAACGTCCGGCACACCTCCAGCTTCACCGTCGCCGGAAACCACCTCGCCCAGCACCGGCAACTCTCACTCGTCGCCATCGGACTGGCCCTGCACATCCAGTCCCTGCCCACCGGCGCGAAAGCCACCGTCCGACACCTCGCCGGACGCTTCCCCGAGAGCGAACACCGCATCGCCGCCGGACTACGCGAACTGGAAGCAACCGGCTACCTCCACCGCAGCCGCGTACGCCTGGCCGACGGCCGCATCATCACCCGCACCATCTCCTACAACCAGCCCACCACCACACCTGCCGCAGCACCGGCACCCCGGCAGCGCAAGGCACGGAAAACACCGGAACCCGCACTCGCCCCGGCCCCGGCATCAGCACCGGCGGCCACACACCAGCCCACCCCGACGCCCGAGCCCACCCCCACACCAGCTGCCACCCCAGCCCCAGCCCCAGCACCGGCCCCGGAACCGGCCCCCGCACCCCCCACAACCCCGCGCGTCCCCCTCCCCACCGCCCGCACCACACCCCGACCACCACTCCCCCAACCCCGGACAGCCACCCCCGAACTCCTCAAGGCAGCCACCACACTCCTCGCCGACCTCCCCCGCCACACACCCCGGCTCACCCTGTCCGAACAAGACGTCACCACACTCGCCCCCGGCGTCGCCGCCTGGCTCGAACGCGAAACACACCCCGACACCATCCGCCACGCCCTCACCCACGACCTGCCCAACCCCGTCAAACACCCCGCCAGCCTCCTACGCCACCGCCTCACCACCCTCCTCCCACCCCAACCCCCCAGCACAACCGAACTGGAAGCCGCACAACCCCGCAGAATCACCATCCCCCTCCAGAACTGCGACCGCTGCGACCGCGCCTTCCGCTCCCGCCACCCCGGCCACTGCCGCGACTGCCACAACAACAACCACAGCCCTGCGCAGACAGCCGCATGA